The proteins below are encoded in one region of Bacteroides uniformis:
- a CDS encoding WD40-like domain containing protein — protein sequence MMKKIHFLLLISLLLAACSDDDKEKQPAFVTNITISDAGKTFNPGDAVTVKADGLQSGDQIILDIYWPIADNPLFPEGYSRYTRAVTTEQTTNSITFLAPGHWPASRVEMFLERAGQLQPLGQISVADGQSPEEPYLYGITNSHAIYTPTVPRGITRIDLVTQEISEVIQFHDDEDFHLAANIPGTNILCGIREKDGSSFIDGYDLCMHYWCNPVERNAITICSDFNNTVSLEMAGDKLLTYCSISYPVYTRLNMPPIHTPEIPLPDGLKPESLSRYPGVIADVHMLLSANNGDDTFSPVVIDIAKEKMHCYDPIKAEALIPFRIMEPSPENPNSLQCKGGYIVSRANGGDTQFCLWDTTAGNLKEPFATYPNAVRSAAMYYSKDGQTRKLYVQFAGYREGDFIETYDFQTKEWRMFMFYVPFAEILLAR from the coding sequence ATGATGAAGAAGATACACTTCCTGCTACTAATCAGCCTGCTACTTGCCGCTTGCAGTGATGACGACAAAGAGAAACAACCCGCTTTTGTGACCAATATCACCATATCCGATGCCGGAAAGACCTTCAATCCCGGTGATGCCGTGACCGTCAAAGCCGACGGCTTGCAGAGCGGCGACCAAATCATATTGGACATCTACTGGCCGATAGCCGACAATCCTCTCTTTCCCGAAGGGTATTCACGCTACACACGCGCCGTTACCACGGAGCAAACCACCAACAGCATTACTTTCCTTGCCCCCGGACACTGGCCCGCCTCACGGGTAGAAATGTTCCTGGAACGGGCAGGACAGCTTCAGCCTCTCGGCCAGATTTCGGTAGCCGACGGACAATCCCCCGAAGAACCATATCTCTACGGTATCACCAACTCCCACGCCATTTACACACCGACCGTTCCCCGCGGCATCACCCGTATCGACCTGGTAACACAAGAAATATCGGAAGTAATCCAGTTCCATGACGACGAAGATTTCCACCTTGCCGCCAACATCCCCGGCACCAACATCCTCTGCGGGATACGGGAGAAAGACGGCAGTAGTTTCATCGACGGATACGACCTCTGCATGCACTATTGGTGTAACCCGGTAGAACGTAACGCAATTACCATCTGCTCGGACTTCAACAACACTGTTTCCCTGGAAATGGCCGGAGATAAGCTCCTCACCTACTGTAGCATCTCTTATCCGGTATATACCCGGTTGAATATGCCACCGATACATACTCCCGAAATACCATTACCGGATGGACTGAAGCCCGAATCCCTCTCACGCTATCCGGGCGTGATAGCCGACGTCCACATGCTGCTCTCGGCCAACAACGGCGACGACACCTTCTCGCCCGTCGTGATAGACATCGCCAAAGAAAAGATGCACTGCTACGACCCCATCAAAGCCGAAGCCTTGATACCTTTCCGGATTATGGAACCATCCCCCGAAAACCCAAACAGCCTGCAATGCAAAGGAGGCTATATCGTTTCCCGTGCCAATGGTGGAGATACGCAATTCTGCTTATGGGATACTACTGCCGGAAACTTGAAAGAGCCTTTCGCCACCTACCCCAACGCCGTACGCTCCGCTGCCATGTACTACTCCAAGGACGGGCAGACAAGGAAACTCTACGTGCAGTTTGCAGGCTATCGTGAAGGCGACTTCATCGAAACTT
- a CDS encoding M15 family metallopeptidase, translated as MERYFFYLLYLLLGCSLCGCSRKQAPKQAQDPDTETTIPYADTIAAPVPPAPVKSRTARYLDSLGFVNIAEADSSIAIDLMYTRADNFTGTLLYEDLKEAYLHPDAMKSLKRAQRLLKEQYPGYSLIVYDAARPLSVQQKMWNVVKGTSKYIYVSNPSRGGGLHNYGLAVDISILDDKGTPLPMGTPVDHLGREAHITEEAVLVAQGKLTEQERENRLLLRQVMKEAGFHPLPSEWWHFNRVSRQTAKERYRVIP; from the coding sequence ATGGAACGATATTTCTTTTACTTGTTATATCTGCTGCTTGGCTGCTCACTATGCGGTTGTAGCAGAAAACAAGCGCCAAAGCAGGCACAAGACCCAGATACGGAGACCACCATCCCGTACGCCGACACCATAGCGGCACCCGTCCCTCCGGCTCCGGTTAAAAGCCGGACAGCCCGCTACCTGGACTCCCTCGGTTTCGTCAACATCGCCGAAGCGGACAGCAGCATCGCCATCGACTTGATGTACACCCGTGCCGACAACTTCACCGGAACCCTATTGTACGAAGACCTGAAAGAAGCCTACCTGCACCCCGATGCCATGAAAAGCCTGAAGCGGGCACAACGCCTACTGAAAGAACAGTACCCCGGCTACAGCCTCATCGTCTACGACGCAGCGCGCCCCTTGTCCGTACAGCAGAAGATGTGGAACGTAGTGAAAGGAACCTCCAAATACATCTATGTCTCCAACCCCTCACGCGGCGGCGGCCTGCACAACTACGGATTGGCGGTGGACATCAGCATACTCGACGATAAAGGAACTCCTCTGCCCATGGGCACCCCGGTAGACCATCTGGGCAGGGAAGCCCACATCACAGAAGAAGCCGTGCTCGTGGCACAAGGCAAGCTGACAGAACAAGAACGTGAAAACCGGCTGCTGCTCCGGCAGGTAATGAAAGAAGCCGGATTCCACCCGCTACCCAGCGAATGGTGGCACTTCAACCGCGTCAGCAGGCAGACGGCAAAGGAGCGATACCGGGTCATCCCTTAA
- a CDS encoding TonB-dependent receptor has protein sequence MKQILRAFLFLLLFTATVNTAIADEKANVTKQGTVRGRIIDATKQTLPGASIYIEKLHTGVTSDVNGFYTFSNLDPGTYTVKVSYVGYSPVELKITIPAGRTLEKDVVLNEGVELQEVVVGGAFQGQRRAINSQKNNMGITNVVSADQVGKFPDSNIGDALKRISGINVQYDQGEARFGQVRGTSADLSSVTINGNRVPSAEGDTRNVQLDLIPADMIQTIEVNKVVTADMDGDAIGGSINLVTKNSPYKRTIAATAGTGYNWVSEKAQLNLGFTYGDRFFNDKLGLIVSASYQNSPSGSYDTEFVWEQDDNGKTYVNDYQIRQYYVTRERQSYSAALDWDINANHKLTFKGIFNNRNDWENRYRTTLKDLDPDGNATVRIQTKAGTPDNRNARLERQRTMDFALSGEHLFGALSMDWHASYAKASEERPNERYIDFQLKKQKFDMDLSDERQPFASPKTGSTMTLNDEFSLKELTEQQEDIKEQDLKFSANFKLPFKNGNKLKFGAKVVRKTKDKEVDFYEYSPLDEDAFMTNSLANTVDQTNKNFMPNNKYQAGIYASKEYTGSLDLNNASLFEKEQVQEELAGNFNARETVTSGYLRFDQKLTKDVELMTGLRIENTNLAYTGRTYDADEDLTSKTDRQRNSYINFLPSLLVKWNVNDDFKVRGSFTQTLSRPKYSALVPSVNIKRSDNEITIGNPELKPTVSYNFDLSADYYFRSIGLISAGIFYKKIDDFIVDQVSTNYEYQGNTYTRFTQPKNAGNANLVGVELSYQRDFSFIAPALKCVGFYGTYTYTHSRVEDFNFEGRENEKDLSMPGSPEHTANASLYFEKGGLNLRLSYNFASDFIDEMGESTFYDRYYDKVNYMDVNASYTFGKKFKTTFYAEANNLLNQPLRYYQGTKDRTMQAEYYGVKVNAGVKINF, from the coding sequence ATGAAACAGATTTTGAGAGCATTCTTATTCTTACTCCTATTCACCGCCACCGTCAATACGGCCATTGCCGACGAAAAAGCAAATGTCACGAAACAAGGAACTGTACGTGGACGCATCATCGACGCCACTAAACAAACTCTCCCGGGCGCATCCATCTACATCGAGAAACTACACACTGGCGTGACGAGCGACGTCAACGGCTTCTACACTTTCTCTAACCTTGACCCGGGAACCTATACAGTAAAGGTGAGCTACGTGGGCTACTCTCCCGTAGAACTGAAAATCACCATCCCCGCAGGCCGTACACTGGAAAAAGACGTCGTACTGAACGAAGGCGTGGAGTTGCAGGAAGTGGTGGTAGGCGGCGCCTTCCAGGGACAGCGCCGTGCCATCAACTCACAGAAAAACAACATGGGGATTACGAATGTAGTCTCTGCCGACCAGGTAGGCAAGTTCCCCGACTCCAACATCGGTGACGCCCTTAAACGCATCTCCGGCATCAACGTGCAGTACGACCAAGGCGAGGCACGCTTCGGGCAAGTGCGGGGCACGAGTGCCGACCTCAGCTCCGTCACCATCAACGGCAACCGCGTTCCCTCTGCCGAAGGCGATACGCGCAACGTACAGCTCGACCTCATTCCGGCAGACATGATTCAGACCATCGAAGTGAACAAGGTAGTAACCGCCGATATGGACGGCGACGCCATCGGCGGCAGCATCAACCTCGTCACCAAGAACTCCCCCTACAAGCGTACCATTGCCGCCACCGCCGGAACCGGCTACAACTGGGTGAGCGAAAAGGCGCAACTGAACCTTGGCTTCACCTACGGCGACCGCTTCTTCAACGACAAACTCGGCTTGATTGTATCGGCCTCCTATCAGAACTCACCTTCTGGTTCCTACGACACCGAATTTGTATGGGAGCAGGATGACAACGGCAAGACGTACGTCAACGACTACCAAATCCGCCAATACTACGTCACCCGCGAACGCCAAAGCTACTCCGCCGCACTGGACTGGGACATCAATGCCAACCACAAACTGACCTTCAAAGGCATCTTCAACAACCGCAACGACTGGGAGAACCGCTACCGTACCACGCTGAAAGACCTTGACCCCGACGGCAACGCCACCGTACGCATACAGACCAAAGCCGGTACGCCGGACAACCGTAACGCCCGCCTGGAACGCCAGCGCACCATGGACTTTGCCCTCAGCGGCGAACACCTCTTCGGCGCCCTCTCCATGGACTGGCATGCCAGCTATGCCAAAGCCAGCGAAGAACGTCCCAACGAACGCTACATCGACTTCCAACTGAAGAAACAGAAGTTCGACATGGACCTGAGCGACGAACGCCAACCCTTTGCCAGCCCCAAAACAGGCTCTACCATGACATTGAACGATGAATTCAGCCTGAAAGAGCTGACGGAACAGCAGGAAGACATCAAGGAGCAGGACCTGAAGTTCTCCGCCAACTTCAAACTTCCCTTCAAGAACGGCAACAAGCTGAAGTTCGGCGCAAAGGTAGTGCGCAAGACCAAGGATAAAGAAGTGGACTTCTACGAATACTCTCCTCTGGACGAGGATGCCTTCATGACGAACAGCCTGGCAAATACAGTGGACCAGACCAACAAGAACTTCATGCCCAACAACAAATATCAGGCAGGTATCTACGCCAGCAAGGAATACACCGGCTCTTTAGACTTGAACAACGCTTCCCTCTTTGAGAAAGAGCAGGTGCAGGAAGAACTTGCCGGAAACTTCAACGCCCGCGAAACCGTGACTTCCGGCTACCTCCGCTTCGACCAAAAACTGACAAAAGACGTGGAACTGATGACCGGACTTCGCATAGAGAACACCAACCTTGCCTATACGGGACGCACCTACGATGCCGACGAAGACCTCACCAGCAAGACCGACCGTCAGCGCAACAGCTACATCAACTTCCTGCCGTCGCTGCTCGTAAAGTGGAATGTAAACGATGACTTCAAAGTGCGCGGTTCGTTTACCCAAACCTTGTCACGCCCCAAATACTCGGCCCTCGTGCCCAGTGTGAACATCAAGCGTTCCGACAACGAAATCACCATCGGAAACCCGGAGCTGAAACCTACCGTCTCCTACAACTTCGACTTGAGTGCCGACTACTACTTCCGCAGCATCGGTCTGATAAGCGCCGGCATCTTCTACAAGAAGATAGACGACTTCATCGTAGACCAGGTGAGCACCAACTACGAATACCAGGGTAACACCTACACCCGCTTCACCCAACCCAAGAATGCGGGCAACGCCAACCTGGTAGGGGTAGAGTTATCCTACCAGCGCGACTTCAGCTTCATTGCTCCCGCTCTGAAATGTGTAGGTTTCTACGGAACGTACACCTACACCCACTCCCGTGTGGAAGACTTCAACTTCGAAGGTCGCGAGAATGAGAAAGACTTGAGCATGCCAGGCTCTCCGGAGCATACCGCAAATGCTTCCCTATACTTTGAGAAAGGCGGTCTGAATCTGCGCCTGAGCTATAACTTCGCTTCCGATTTCATCGACGAAATGGGAGAAAGCACCTTCTACGACCGCTACTACGACAAGGTGAACTATATGGACGTAAACGCCAGCTATACCTTCGGAAAGAAGTTCAAGACTACCTTCTACGCCGAAGCCAACAACCTGCTGAACCAGCCGCTACGCTACTACCAGGGCACAAAAGACCGTACCATGCAGGCAGAATACTACGGCGTGAAAGTGAATGCGGGAGTGAAGATTAATTTTTAA
- a CDS encoding metallophosphoesterase — MKKIFLLLFIALLGNAAIAQITDYSIFDKKFNFYVANDLGRNGYYDQKPIAELMGQMAEEVGPEFVLATGDVHHFEGVRSVNDPLWMTNYELIYSHPELMIDWFPLLGNHEYRGNTQAVLDYSNISRRWTMPARYYTKTFEDNGATIRILWVDTAPMIDKYRNESETYPDACKQDYQQQLSWIDSVLTAAKEDWVIVAGHHPIYAETPKDESERADMQARLDPILRKHKVDMYICGHIHNFQHVRVAGSDIDYITNSAGSLARKVKPIEGTVFCSPEPGFSIVSASKKTLELRMIDKKGNVLHTVTRSK; from the coding sequence ATGAAGAAAATATTCCTTTTACTGTTTATTGCCCTACTCGGCAACGCAGCCATTGCCCAAATCACCGATTACTCCATCTTCGACAAGAAGTTCAACTTCTACGTAGCCAACGACCTCGGCCGTAACGGCTACTACGACCAAAAGCCCATCGCCGAACTGATGGGACAAATGGCAGAAGAAGTAGGCCCCGAATTCGTTCTTGCCACCGGCGATGTACACCACTTTGAAGGCGTACGTAGCGTGAACGATCCGCTTTGGATGACCAACTACGAACTTATTTACAGCCACCCGGAGCTGATGATAGACTGGTTTCCCCTGCTGGGCAACCACGAATACCGCGGTAATACGCAGGCTGTGCTCGACTACAGTAATATCAGCCGCCGCTGGACCATGCCCGCCCGTTATTATACCAAGACGTTCGAGGACAACGGCGCTACCATCCGCATCCTTTGGGTAGACACCGCCCCGATGATTGACAAATACCGCAACGAAAGCGAGACCTATCCCGATGCCTGCAAGCAGGATTACCAGCAACAACTTTCCTGGATAGATTCCGTACTGACTGCCGCCAAAGAGGACTGGGTTATCGTTGCCGGACACCATCCCATCTATGCCGAAACCCCGAAGGACGAGAGCGAACGCGCGGATATGCAGGCACGTCTCGATCCCATCCTGCGCAAGCACAAGGTGGATATGTACATCTGCGGGCACATCCACAACTTCCAGCACGTACGCGTGGCAGGCAGCGACATCGACTATATCACCAATTCTGCCGGTTCGCTCGCCCGCAAGGTGAAGCCCATCGAAGGGACCGTATTCTGCAGCCCCGAACCGGGTTTCTCCATTGTATCGGCCAGCAAAAAGACACTGGAACTGCGCATGATTGACAAGAAAGGGAATGTATTGCACACGGTGACGCGCAGCAAATAA
- a CDS encoding THUMP-like domain-containing protein: MPLSQDTLRFIREHRRDDVRSLALQARRYPSVDMPAAITQISGWQIAKEKIPAWAENEHILYPAHLSLEQCSSQATAQYKAEIITNLLHTEQEHPAQNSTPTSAGTFTDLTGGFGIDCAYLSSRFGHATYVERQETLCQIAAHNFPVLGLNHISVCHADSVRHLQEMEPVDCIFIDPARRDGHGGKTVAIGDCEPDIAALEELLLRKARHVLVKLSPMLDLTLALNDLKHVREAHIVSVGNECKELLLLLGQGEGVPADNIPIHCVNFTGVPAPQALVFTRRQEKERACPYTPQLKSYLYEPNASVLKAGAFRSLSSLYKVEKLHPNSHLYTSGHFLPDFPGRKFQITSSCGFGKKEVKEMLAAEKKANLTVRNFPATVAELRKRLKLAEGGGTYLFATTLADEKKVLIRCQATG; the protein is encoded by the coding sequence ATGCCTTTATCCCAAGACACCCTCCGCTTCATCCGCGAGCATCGCCGCGACGACGTGCGCAGCCTTGCCTTGCAGGCACGCCGCTACCCTTCGGTAGACATGCCCGCCGCCATCACACAGATTTCCGGCTGGCAAATTGCCAAAGAGAAGATACCCGCATGGGCCGAGAACGAGCATATACTCTACCCCGCCCACCTTTCTCTGGAACAATGCTCCTCCCAAGCAACGGCACAGTATAAAGCGGAGATTATAACTAACCTGCTACATACAGAACAAGAACATCCCGCGCAGAACAGTACCCCCACATCAGCCGGCACCTTTACCGACCTCACCGGAGGTTTCGGCATCGACTGCGCCTATCTCTCCTCCCGCTTCGGGCATGCCACTTACGTCGAGCGCCAGGAAACCCTCTGCCAGATAGCCGCGCACAACTTCCCTGTCCTCGGCCTGAACCACATCTCCGTCTGCCACGCAGACAGCGTCCGCCATCTGCAAGAGATGGAACCCGTGGACTGTATATTTATAGACCCTGCCCGCCGCGACGGACACGGCGGAAAGACCGTAGCCATCGGCGACTGCGAACCCGATATAGCCGCCCTCGAAGAACTGCTGCTGCGCAAGGCAAGACACGTACTGGTAAAACTCTCCCCCATGCTCGACCTCACCCTTGCCCTGAACGATTTGAAGCATGTACGAGAGGCACACATCGTCTCCGTGGGCAACGAATGCAAGGAACTGCTGCTCTTGCTGGGACAAGGCGAAGGAGTGCCGGCAGACAACATCCCCATCCATTGCGTCAACTTCACCGGTGTACCGGCTCCCCAAGCCCTCGTCTTCACCCGCCGGCAGGAGAAGGAGCGTGCATGCCCCTACACCCCTCAACTGAAATCATACCTCTACGAACCGAATGCCTCCGTGCTGAAAGCCGGTGCATTCCGCAGCCTCTCCTCATTGTATAAGGTGGAAAAACTGCATCCCAACAGCCACCTCTACACCTCGGGCCACTTCCTGCCGGACTTCCCCGGCCGCAAGTTCCAGATTACCTCCTCCTGCGGCTTCGGCAAGAAAGAAGTGAAAGAGATGCTGGCTGCCGAGAAAAAGGCGAACCTCACCGTGCGCAACTTCCCCGCCACCGTGGCCGAACTGCGCAAACGACTGAAATTGGCCGAAGGGGGAGGCACTTATCTCTTTGCCACTACTCTGGCAGACGAGAAGAAGGTACTTATCCGCTGCCAGGCTACGGGATAA